The following proteins are encoded in a genomic region of Magnolia sinica isolate HGM2019 chromosome 1, MsV1, whole genome shotgun sequence:
- the LOC131257735 gene encoding probable glycosyltransferase At3g07620: MESFFVRCRNLCKNYSWRLVMVMGIMASVVLVLQSFILFHGSDSSSLFSTVKFPVLVMRSFGGEDSLPKSMRVGELSLLSDLVVLGAGKNFESSKIGGEIEGGNDVKEKERDSDDDFVLEKEREPDGDSLLKKDRDPDDGFALEKDINPDDDFVLKKDRDLDSEFSIEKDEDPDDDSAVNVDQDPDDGFLVENVVDPGHDFVLEVVTNQDEGFTLEKAGDPENESSVENVGKLGEDFALSNVGKSGSVFTLDTNRSVLQKPDANSSELAKPVPSNVSFMDKQGTKMLSKSENMGPLQRSSVSTNDNSTIAIIPIMKKKQGISLLNISEMNCLLLRRRVSSHPMKPRWSSVRDRELLSAKKQIENAPILKDDRELHAPAFRNISMFKRSFELMERILKVYIYKEGEKPIFHKPLLKGIYASEGWFMKLMEGNKHYVVKDPRKAHLFYLPFSSRLLQFALYVPRSHDHKNLVAYLKNYVDKIAVKYPFWNRTGGADHFLVACHDWAPDETRHNMERSVRALCNADLSKGFKLGRDVSLPETYVRSGQNPLRDLGGEPPSKRTTLAFYAGNMHGRLRTILLKYWENKDPNMKIIGPMLPGVESKMTYIRHMKTSKYCICPRGHGVNSPRVVEAIFYECVPVIISDNYVPPFFEVLDWEVFAVFVVEKDIPMLKDILASIPEKRYLTMQTAVKKVQQHFLWHSKPVKYDIFHMILHSIWLNRLHQIRI, translated from the exons ATGGAGTCTTTTTTCGTCAGATGTCGAAATCTATGCAAAAATTACAGCTGGAGATTGGTTATGGTGATGGGAATTATGGCCAGTGTTGTTTTAGTATTGCAGTCCTTCATTTTATTTCATGGAAGTGATTCATCGTCTCTGTTTTCTACTGTTAAGTTTCCGGTGCTTGTAATGAGAAGCTTTGGAGGTGAGGATTCTCTTCCCAAATCTATGAGGGTCGGTGAGCTTTCCCTTTTGAGCGATTTGGTAGTTCTTGGAGCAGGTAAAAACTTTGAGAGTTCTAAAATTGGGGGAGAAATTGAAGGCGGTAATGATGtgaaggaaaaggagagagacTCGGATGACGATTTTGTGTTGGAGAAGGAAAGAGAGCCAGATGGTGATTCTCTGTTGAAGAAGGATAGAGACCCAGATGATGGTTTTGCGTTGGAGAAGGATATAAACCCAGATGATGATTTTGTACTGAAAAAGGACAGAGACCTGGACTCTGAGTTTTCAATAGAGAAGGATGAAGACCCAGATGATGATTCTGCAGTGAACGTGGATCAAGACccagatgatggatttttggttGAGAATGTTGTAGACCCAGGTCATGATTTCGTGTTAGAGGTGGTCACAAACCAAGATGAAGGTTTTACACTTGAAAAGGCTGGAGACCCAGAAAATGAGTCTTCAGTAGAGAATGTTGGAAAACTGGGTGAGGATTTTGCATTATCTAATGTTGGAAAGTCGGGTTCTGTTTTCACATTGGATACAAACAGGTCAGTACTACAAAAGCCGGATGCAAATTCGAGTGAGCTTGCAAAACCTGTTCCCTCAAATGTATCTTTTATGGACAAACAAGGGACAAAAATGCTTTCCAAAAGTGAAAATATGGGGCCATTGCAAAGGAGTTCTGTCAGTACAAATGATAATTCTACAATAGCTATCATTCCTATAATGAAGAAGAAGCAGGGGATTTCTTTGTTAAACATATCTGAGATGAACTGTTTATTGCTTCGGAGGCGAGTTTCTTCACATCCAATG AAACCAAGGTGGTCTTCTGTACGTGATCGGGAGCTTTTATCTGCAAAGAAACAGATTGAGAATGCTCCCATTTTGAAGGATGATCGTGAACTCCATGCTCCTGCTTTTCGGAATATTTCCATGTTTAAAAG GAGCTTTGAATTGATGGAACGCATTCTCAAGGTCTACATCTACAAGGAAGGAGAAAAACCCATCTTCCACAAGCCATTGCTCAAAGGAATTTATGCCTCTGAGGGATGGTTTATGAAACTGATGGAAGGAAACAAGCACTATGTTGTGAAGGACCCCCGAAAAGCCCACCTGTTTTACTTGCCTTTTAGTTCACGATTGCTACAGTTTGCTTTATATGTACCCAGGTCTCACGATCATAAGAACCTAGTAGCATACTTGAAGAATTATGTGGACAAGATTGCTGTAAAATATCCCTTCTGGAACAGAACTGGTGGTGCAGATCATTTTCTTGTGGCTTGCCATGACTGG GCGCCAGATGAAACAAGGCACAATATGGAGCGTTCTGTCAGAGCCCTCTGCAATGCCGATCTCTCCAAAGGCTTCAAGTTAGGCAGAGATGTGTCACTTCCGGAAACATACGTGCGTTCTGGACAAAACCCTCTTCGAGACCTCGGAGGTGAACCACCTTCCAAGAGGACAACTCTGGCGTTCTATGCTGGAAATATGCATGGTCGGCTCCGTACAATCCTACTCAAGTACTGGGAGAACAAAGACCCCAACATGAAAATCATCGGCCCGATGCTTCCTGGGGTCGAGAGTAAGATGACATACATCCGTCACATGAAGACCAGCAAATATTGCATCTGCCCGAGAGGCCACGGAGTTAACAGCCCACGAGTGGTCGAGGCCATCTTCTATGAATGCGTCCCTGTGATCATATCTGACAACTACGTGCCTCCATTCTTTgaggttttggattgggaagtgTTCGCGGTATTTGTAGTGGAGAAAGATATTCCCATGTTGAAGGACATACTCGCATCAATCCCCGAGAAGAGGTATCTGACCATGCAAACAGCAGTGAAGAAAGTACAACAGCATTTTCTATGGCACAGTAAGCCTGTGAAGTATGACATCTTTCACATGATTCTTCACTCAATTTGGTTGAATAGGTTGCATCAGATAAGAATCTGA